One genomic segment of Burkholderia multivorans ATCC BAA-247 includes these proteins:
- a CDS encoding patatin-like phospholipase family protein, with amino-acid sequence MKPHARTEKQAVDAAELQHEAGAPAAARSLPYETIALVLQGGGALGAYQAGVFEGLHEAGIPLDWIAGISIGALNTALIAGNAPEHRVERLREFWETICQPAFFPAIPAAFEFALFNSIDQIRTFFTATQAASAMMQGQQGFFVPRFPPPLPGVSDHPQKISWYDTSALRATLLKLCDFDRINSGETRVSVGAVNVGTGNFVYFDNSRIRLLPEHFMASGALPPAFPPVEIDGEYYWDGGVVSNTPLMEVLRARPRRDTLAFQVDLWSARGPLPRTMADVAERTKDVQYSSRTRFVTDTLQREQRYRNVLRHVLDQVPEERRKTDPWCIEAEAMSNGKKYNIQHLIYQQKAYEHHYKDYQFGLSTMRDHWSAGLDDIRKTLAVKDGLALPNNDAGFVTHDIHRRR; translated from the coding sequence ATGAAGCCGCACGCCCGCACCGAAAAGCAGGCGGTCGACGCGGCCGAACTGCAGCACGAAGCCGGCGCGCCGGCTGCCGCGCGCTCGCTGCCGTACGAGACGATCGCGCTCGTGCTGCAAGGCGGCGGCGCGCTCGGCGCGTATCAGGCCGGCGTATTCGAAGGCCTGCACGAGGCCGGCATTCCGCTCGACTGGATCGCGGGCATCTCGATCGGTGCGCTGAACACCGCGCTGATCGCCGGCAACGCGCCCGAGCATCGCGTGGAGCGGCTGCGCGAATTCTGGGAAACGATCTGCCAGCCCGCGTTCTTTCCGGCGATTCCCGCCGCATTCGAGTTCGCGCTGTTCAACAGCATCGACCAGATCCGCACGTTCTTCACCGCGACGCAGGCCGCGAGCGCGATGATGCAGGGACAGCAGGGCTTCTTCGTTCCGCGCTTTCCGCCGCCGCTGCCGGGCGTGTCCGATCATCCGCAGAAGATCAGCTGGTACGACACCTCGGCGCTGCGCGCGACGCTGCTGAAGCTCTGCGACTTCGACCGGATCAATTCGGGCGAGACGCGCGTGTCGGTCGGTGCGGTCAATGTCGGCACCGGCAACTTCGTCTACTTCGACAACTCGCGCATCCGTCTCCTGCCCGAGCACTTCATGGCGTCCGGCGCACTGCCGCCCGCGTTCCCGCCGGTCGAGATCGACGGCGAGTACTACTGGGACGGCGGCGTCGTCTCGAATACGCCGCTGATGGAAGTGCTGCGCGCGCGCCCGCGACGCGACACGCTCGCGTTCCAGGTCGACCTCTGGAGCGCGCGCGGGCCGCTGCCGCGCACGATGGCCGACGTCGCCGAGCGCACGAAGGACGTGCAGTACTCGAGCCGCACGCGTTTCGTGACCGATACGTTGCAGCGCGAACAGCGCTATCGCAACGTGCTGCGCCACGTGCTCGATCAGGTGCCCGAGGAACGGCGCAAGACCGATCCGTGGTGCATCGAGGCCGAGGCGATGTCGAACGGCAAGAAGTACAACATCCAGCATCTGATCTATCAGCAGAAGGCGTACGAGCATCATTACAAGGACTATCAGTTCGGTCTGTCGACGATGCGCGACCACTGGTCCGCAGGGCTCGACGACATCCGCAAGACGCTCGCGGTGAAGGACGGCCTCGCGCTTCCCAACAACGATGCGGGCTTCGTCACGCACGACATTCACCGTCGACGGTAA
- a CDS encoding acetoacetate decarboxylase, producing the protein MKISDVRSKAFAMPLTSPAFPMGPYRFVDREFLIITYRTDPDRLREIVPEPLKVTEPLVHYEFIRMADSTGFGDYTESGQVIPVEYNGQPGGYTLAMYLDDHPPIAGGRELWGFPKKLASPTLHVNTDHILGTLDYGKVRVATGTMGYKHKELDIVEQAKRLAGPNFLLKIIPHVDGTARVCELVRYYMQDIVMKGAWTGPASLELSPHALAPVADLPVLEIVEARHLVADLTLGLGEVVYDYLAQ; encoded by the coding sequence ATGAAAATCAGCGATGTCCGATCGAAAGCGTTTGCGATGCCATTGACGAGCCCCGCGTTCCCGATGGGCCCCTATCGTTTCGTCGATCGCGAATTCCTCATCATCACCTACCGCACGGATCCGGACCGTCTGCGTGAAATCGTGCCGGAGCCGCTGAAGGTCACCGAGCCGCTCGTCCATTACGAATTCATCCGCATGGCGGACTCCACCGGCTTCGGCGACTACACCGAAAGCGGCCAGGTGATTCCGGTCGAATACAACGGCCAGCCGGGCGGCTACACGCTGGCGATGTATCTGGACGATCACCCGCCGATCGCCGGCGGCCGCGAGCTGTGGGGCTTTCCGAAGAAGCTCGCGTCGCCGACGCTGCACGTGAACACCGATCACATCCTCGGCACGCTCGACTACGGCAAGGTGCGCGTCGCGACCGGCACGATGGGCTACAAGCACAAGGAACTCGACATCGTCGAACAGGCGAAGCGTCTCGCCGGGCCGAATTTCCTGCTGAAGATCATTCCGCACGTCGACGGCACCGCGCGCGTCTGCGAACTCGTGCGCTACTACATGCAGGACATCGTGATGAAGGGCGCATGGACCGGCCCCGCATCGCTCGAACTGTCGCCGCATGCGCTCGCGCCGGTCGCCGATCTGCCGGTGCTCGAGATCGTCGAGGCGCGCCACCTCGTCGCCGATTTGACGCTCGGTCTCGGCGAAGTCGTCTACGATTACCTGGCTCAGTAA
- a CDS encoding 3-hydroxybutyrate dehydrogenase, which translates to MSNLNGKTAVVTGAASGIGKEIALELAKAGAAVAIADLNLDGATAVADEINKAGGKAIGVAMDVTNEEAVNTGIDKVAETFGSVDILVSNAGIQIVNPIENYSFADWKKMQAIHVDGAFLTTKAALKHMYKDDRGGVVIYMGSVHSHEASPLKSAYVTAKHGLLGLARVLAKEGAKHNVRSHVVCPGFVRTPLVDKQIPEQAKELGISEEEVVKKVMLGNTVDGVFTTVQDVAQTVLFLSAFPSAALTGQSFVVSHGWFMQ; encoded by the coding sequence ATGAGCAACCTGAATGGCAAGACCGCAGTCGTCACGGGCGCCGCGAGCGGCATCGGCAAGGAAATCGCGCTGGAGCTGGCGAAGGCGGGTGCGGCCGTCGCGATCGCCGATCTGAACCTGGACGGCGCGACGGCCGTCGCCGACGAGATCAACAAAGCCGGCGGCAAGGCGATCGGCGTCGCGATGGACGTGACCAACGAGGAAGCGGTCAACACCGGCATCGACAAGGTCGCGGAGACGTTCGGCTCGGTCGACATTCTCGTGTCGAATGCCGGCATCCAGATCGTGAACCCGATCGAAAACTATTCGTTCGCCGACTGGAAGAAGATGCAGGCGATCCACGTAGACGGCGCGTTCCTGACGACCAAGGCCGCGCTCAAGCACATGTACAAGGACGATCGCGGCGGCGTCGTGATCTACATGGGCTCGGTGCACTCGCACGAGGCGTCGCCGCTGAAGTCGGCGTACGTGACGGCCAAGCACGGGCTGCTGGGTCTCGCACGCGTGCTCGCGAAGGAAGGTGCGAAGCACAACGTGCGTTCGCATGTCGTGTGTCCGGGTTTCGTGCGCACGCCGCTCGTCGACAAGCAGATCCCCGAGCAGGCCAAGGAGCTCGGCATCAGCGAAGAGGAAGTCGTGAAGAAGGTGATGCTCGGCAATACGGTCGACGGCGTGTTCACGACCGTGCAGGACGTCGCGCAGACGGTGCTGTTCCTGTCGGCGTTCCCGAGCGCGGCGCTGACCGGTCAATCGTTCGTCGTCAGCCACGGCTGGTTCATGCAATGA
- a CDS encoding undecaprenyl-diphosphatase, whose translation MHNINLTLFSALNAGLTPHAGVARLAIFAADWVVYALPAMLLLTWLFGERTTRRQAIEAGVGACVALVLAQAIGHLWFSPRPFMAGVGTQLIPHAPDSSFPSDHMTFAWSVAVGMLLGGTTRVTGWVMAALALAIAWGRIYAGVHWPFDMAGGVLVGTAGALAAHLYARRAVDTLDRIGDAVHAVIMGRQPAP comes from the coding sequence ATGCATAACATCAATCTGACGCTGTTTTCCGCTCTCAACGCCGGCCTGACGCCGCACGCGGGTGTCGCCCGCCTGGCGATCTTCGCCGCAGACTGGGTCGTCTATGCATTGCCCGCGATGCTGCTGCTGACCTGGCTCTTCGGCGAGCGTACGACGCGCCGGCAGGCGATCGAGGCCGGCGTCGGCGCGTGCGTCGCGCTCGTGCTCGCGCAGGCGATCGGCCATCTGTGGTTCTCGCCGCGGCCGTTCATGGCCGGCGTCGGCACGCAGCTCATTCCGCACGCGCCCGACAGCTCGTTTCCGAGCGATCACATGACGTTCGCATGGAGCGTCGCGGTCGGCATGCTGCTCGGCGGCACGACGCGCGTGACGGGCTGGGTGATGGCGGCGCTGGCGCTCGCGATTGCGTGGGGGCGCATCTACGCCGGCGTGCACTGGCCGTTCGACATGGCCGGCGGCGTGCTGGTCGGCACGGCGGGCGCGCTGGCCGCGCATCTGTATGCGAGGCGGGCGGTCGATACGCTGGACCGCATCGGCGACGCCGTGCATGCCGTGATCATGGGTCGACAGCCTGCGCCGTAA
- a CDS encoding siderophore-interacting protein: MNTTLADRTVTRVRHTLKFRLLQVLRVHAVTPHLLRVTLGGPDLADFESSSFDDHVKVFFPAPGTERPALPTLGANGPVFPEGEPKPVARDFTPRRFDRAAFELDLEFVMNHPGPASQWAAQARPGQWLGIGGPRGSFVVPTGFDWHLLIGDDTALPAVARRIEELPAGARVAVVLEVADRSAKITFDARADVHEIWRFRDEGNGDALLDAVRDLPLPEGDGYVWAAGEALAIRAVRAHLAGERGVDKSRIRASAYWKRGAAAVHETLDD; this comes from the coding sequence TTGAACACCACCCTTGCCGATCGCACCGTGACGCGCGTGCGTCACACACTGAAATTCCGCCTGCTGCAGGTGCTGCGCGTGCACGCGGTCACGCCGCATCTGCTGCGCGTCACGCTCGGCGGCCCGGATCTCGCCGATTTCGAATCGTCGTCGTTCGACGATCACGTCAAAGTGTTTTTCCCGGCGCCGGGCACCGAACGGCCCGCGTTGCCGACGCTCGGCGCGAACGGCCCCGTGTTTCCCGAAGGCGAGCCGAAGCCGGTCGCGCGCGACTTCACGCCGCGCCGCTTCGATCGCGCCGCATTCGAGCTGGATCTCGAATTCGTGATGAATCATCCGGGGCCCGCGTCGCAGTGGGCGGCACAGGCGCGGCCCGGCCAGTGGCTCGGGATCGGCGGGCCGCGCGGCTCGTTCGTCGTGCCGACCGGCTTCGACTGGCATCTCCTGATCGGCGATGACACGGCGCTGCCGGCCGTCGCGCGACGCATCGAGGAACTGCCGGCCGGCGCACGCGTCGCCGTCGTGCTCGAAGTCGCGGATCGCAGCGCGAAGATCACGTTCGACGCGCGCGCCGACGTGCACGAGATCTGGCGCTTCCGCGACGAAGGCAACGGCGACGCCCTGCTGGACGCCGTGCGCGACCTGCCGCTACCGGAGGGCGACGGCTATGTATGGGCAGCCGGCGAAGCGCTCGCGATCCGCGCGGTGCGCGCGCATCTGGCCGGCGAACGCGGCGTCGACAAATCGCGCATTCGCGCGTCCGCGTACTGGAAGCGCGGCGCGGCGGCCGTACACGAGACGCTCGACGACTGA